One genomic segment of Aliarcobacter cibarius includes these proteins:
- a CDS encoding leucyl aminopeptidase: MKIKIVEKFKSKDFDLEIILVNKIEDLGENKDLLESLDFKIKDESSIFLPESKKIYSAFEEFNYDSIAIAIATAIKKATSTKFKTVKLVLNNFLEDNFKALVEGAILGAYKFENYKSEKNKNDLELNFVVEKKSSKLSDVLEESKIIASSVNCARDMVNTAPADFTPKSFAEAAQNIAKEFDLECEVFGEKYLEKQKMMSMHSVGRASVHESQLIHLKYKPKKAKTKVVLVGKGLTYDSGGLSLKPADFMITMKADKSGGVAVLNTIKTIAALKLPIEVHAIVGAVENMIGGNAYKPDDILRAKNGKTIEVRNTDAEGRLVLADCLCYAQDEIKDFNYILDFATLTGACVVGLGEYTTGIMGNCEELKHKALVSCQNSGEYATKLDFNRYLKKCIKSEIADVCNISNTRYGGAITAGMFLDNFIYEENKNKWVHFDIAGPAFVEKAWGYNPYGASGTGVRMAVQFIKDLVN; encoded by the coding sequence ATGAAAATTAAAATAGTAGAGAAATTTAAATCAAAAGATTTTGATTTAGAAATAATTTTAGTAAATAAAATTGAGGATTTAGGAGAAAATAAAGATTTATTAGAGAGTTTAGATTTTAAAATAAAAGATGAATCTTCTATTTTTTTACCAGAATCTAAAAAAATTTATTCAGCTTTTGAAGAGTTTAACTATGATTCAATAGCAATTGCAATAGCAACAGCTATTAAAAAAGCAACTTCAACTAAATTTAAAACTGTAAAATTAGTTTTAAATAATTTTTTAGAAGATAACTTCAAAGCTTTAGTAGAAGGTGCTATTTTAGGAGCTTATAAGTTTGAAAATTACAAAAGTGAAAAAAATAAAAATGATTTAGAATTAAATTTCGTTGTAGAGAAAAAAAGTTCTAAATTATCAGATGTTTTAGAAGAATCAAAAATTATAGCAAGTTCTGTAAATTGTGCTAGAGATATGGTAAATACAGCACCAGCTGATTTTACTCCAAAAAGTTTTGCAGAAGCAGCACAAAATATTGCGAAAGAGTTTGATTTAGAGTGTGAAGTTTTTGGTGAAAAGTATCTTGAAAAACAAAAAATGATGTCTATGCATAGTGTTGGAAGAGCTTCAGTTCATGAATCACAGTTAATTCATTTGAAATATAAACCGAAAAAAGCAAAAACAAAAGTGGTTTTAGTTGGTAAAGGTCTTACTTATGATAGTGGAGGATTATCTTTAAAGCCAGCTGATTTTATGATTACTATGAAAGCTGATAAATCAGGTGGAGTCGCTGTTTTAAATACTATTAAAACTATTGCTGCACTTAAACTTCCTATAGAAGTTCATGCAATTGTAGGTGCTGTTGAAAATATGATAGGTGGAAATGCTTATAAACCAGATGATATTTTAAGAGCAAAAAATGGGAAAACTATTGAAGTAAGAAATACAGATGCAGAAGGAAGATTAGTTCTTGCGGATTGTTTATGTTATGCTCAAGATGAGATAAAAGATTTTAATTATATTTTAGATTTTGCAACATTGACAGGTGCTTGTGTTGTTGGACTTGGAGAATATACAACGGGAATTATGGGAAATTGTGAAGAGCTTAAACATAAAGCTTTGGTTTCTTGTCAAAATTCTGGAGAATATGCTACGAAACTAGATTTTAATAGATATCTAAAAAAATGTATTAAATCTGAAATAGCAGATGTTTGTAATATCTCAAATACAAGATATGGTGGAGCTATAACTGCAGGTATGTTTTTAGATAATTTTATCTATGAAGAAAATAAAAATAAATGGGTACATTTTGATATAGCGGGACCTGCATTTGTTGAAAAAGCTTGGGGATATAATCCTTATGGAGCAAGTGGAACAGGTGTTAGAATGGCTGTACAATTTATAAAAGATTTAGTAAACTAA
- a CDS encoding DedA family protein has translation MRELFRKIQPYSGKIFALGLILFISFLAYNLYNAPVEGLDEKFAYLLRKYGYIILFVWGMLEGEAGLVMAGLLAHTGDMNLYIAIFVAGLGGFAGDQVYFYIGRFNKKAVLKKLISQRRKFAFAHLLLKKHGWPIIFAQRYMYGMRTIIPMSIGITRYDARKFALINLISAWAWAAITIVPVWYFGNEIMVVLHWAKEHWYLAIPIAATFGGGIIYYFNKATKKMERRMLDEN, from the coding sequence ATGAGGGAACTTTTTAGAAAAATTCAACCATATTCTGGAAAAATTTTTGCGTTGGGATTAATATTATTTATCTCTTTTCTTGCTTATAATTTATACAATGCTCCTGTTGAAGGACTTGATGAAAAATTTGCATATTTATTAAGAAAATATGGATACATAATACTTTTCGTTTGGGGAATGCTAGAAGGTGAAGCTGGTCTTGTAATGGCAGGATTATTAGCTCATACAGGTGATATGAATTTATACATAGCAATTTTTGTAGCGGGTCTTGGTGGTTTTGCTGGAGATCAAGTATATTTTTATATTGGAAGATTTAATAAAAAAGCTGTTTTAAAAAAATTAATTAGTCAAAGAAGAAAGTTTGCATTTGCCCATTTATTACTTAAAAAACATGGATGGCCAATAATTTTTGCTCAAAGATATATGTATGGAATGAGAACAATTATTCCAATGTCAATTGGTATTACAAGATACGATGCTAGAAAATTTGCACTTATAAACTTAATATCAGCATGGGCATGGGCAGCGATTACAATAGTTCCTGTATGGTATTTTGGAAATGAAATTATGGTAGTTCTTCATTGGGCAAAAGAACACTGGTATTTAGCAATACCTATTGCTGCTACATTTGGTGGTGGAATTATTTATTATTTCAATAAAGCTACAAAAAAAATGGAAAGAAGGATGTTAGATGAAAATTAA
- a CDS encoding energy transducer TonB: protein MKRYLNSFFITSFLYSMVGAIFLYAMSEIKIEPKKEEIITKISLNSVAVQKIEKKIVEPIIEQKPEPVIEKIVEKPAPKVIEKTKKVEKVVKKEKPIEKIVEKPVEKVAEKTEKSIEENPVVTQTTPNTNPVIESISKAQIDSIEDAYLSKVKAKIEKNKVYPKIAKRLNQTGKVVVSFDILKDGKVINIRIIQNSKFEKLDEASIELLTKIGFFEAIPNELNKTVWNIQIPINYQIN, encoded by the coding sequence ATGAAACGATATTTAAACTCTTTTTTTATAACTAGTTTCTTATATTCAATGGTTGGAGCGATTTTTTTATATGCAATGAGTGAAATAAAAATTGAGCCTAAAAAAGAAGAAATTATTACAAAAATATCTTTAAATAGTGTAGCTGTACAAAAAATAGAAAAGAAAATAGTTGAACCTATTATCGAACAAAAACCTGAGCCTGTTATTGAAAAAATTGTTGAAAAACCCGCTCCAAAAGTTATAGAAAAGACAAAAAAAGTTGAAAAAGTAGTTAAAAAAGAGAAACCTATAGAAAAGATTGTTGAAAAACCAGTAGAAAAAGTTGCTGAAAAAACTGAAAAAAGTATTGAAGAAAATCCAGTTGTTACACAAACAACTCCAAATACAAATCCAGTTATTGAATCAATAAGTAAAGCACAAATTGATAGTATTGAAGATGCTTATTTATCTAAAGTAAAAGCAAAAATAGAGAAAAACAAGGTTTATCCAAAAATTGCAAAAAGATTAAATCAAACTGGAAAAGTTGTAGTATCTTTTGATATTTTAAAAGATGGGAAAGTTATAAATATAAGAATTATACAAAATTCAAAGTTTGAAAAACTAGATGAAGCCAGTATCGAATTACTTACAAAAATTGGCTTCTTTGAAGCAATCCCAAATGAACTAAATAAAACTGTTTGGAATATTCAAATCCCTATTAATTATCAAATAAACTAA